A window from Setaria italica strain Yugu1 chromosome VIII, Setaria_italica_v2.0, whole genome shotgun sequence encodes these proteins:
- the LOC101777970 gene encoding F-box/LRR-repeat protein At3g59190, with product MKKTKAAEEGGEDRISELPDALLHQVLSLLPVDEAVQTSVLARRWRGLWKGMPVLRLVGPKKRFPSAEDFDRFVNRLISVRGDSPLVTCEIEAYLTWDDYAGEPEEPEPNVHFHSWIQYALACKVRVLKVVGDHIGSETELVVPLVSRHLTSLDVSHVFLDKDFVHFACCLVLEELDMRHCGFWVRSMSFPSLKRLHLTECNFPEGHRVRVSAPSIVSLRLHDCRGKTPLFESMPSLETASIDLSHGCKDQCRGGCGDESCEGCHGYPVGSYQSVLLNSLSNAVNLELKDQPKVFVSDDYDRHYVELSISAIDLHALVRILQHTPILEKLTLQLRSDENFLSAARGESRKHVRIEQSFACANLKEVNIECEEKLRVKDKVRQIVKILSKSGIRNEQISVKKIPRPEGCKLTIDI from the exons ATGAAGAAGACGAAGGctgcggaggagggcggcgaggacCGCATCAGCGAGCTCCCGGACGCGCTCCTCCACCAAGTGCTCTCCCTGCTTCCGGTGGACGAGGCCGTGCAGACGTCCGTGCTTGCCCGCCGGTGGCGAGGGCTCTGGAAGGGCATGCCCGTCCTGCGCCTCGTCGGCCCCAAGAAGAGGTTCCCGAGCGCCGAGGATTTCGACAGGTTCGTGAATCGCCTCATCTCCGTCCGCGGCGATTCGCCTCTCGTCACCTGCGAGATCGAGGCCTACCTGACCTGGGATGATTACGCCGGTGAGCCTGAGGAGCCCGAGCCGAACGTGCACTTCCATTCCTGGATCCAGTACGCTCTGGCGTGCAAGGTTCGGGTGCTCAAAGTTGTGGGCGACCATATCGGCTCCGAAACAGAGCTCGTCGTGCCTCTTGTCTCCCGGCACCTGACGAGCTTGGACGTTAGCCATGTGTTTCTGGACAAAGATTTTGTGCATTTCGCATGCTGTCTGGTGCTAGAGGAGTTGGATATGCGGCACTGCGGCTTTTGGGTGCGCAGCATGTCATTCCCATCGCTAAAGCGTCTGCACCTTACCGAATGCAACTTCCCTGAGGGTCACCGTGTTCGTGTTTCTGCACCTAGTATTGTTTCACTGAGACTTCATGATTGCCGAGGCAAGACTCCTTTGTTTGAAAGCATGCCATCGCTAGAAACAGCGTCCATTGACCTTTCCCATGGGTGCAAGGATCAGTGTCGGGGTGGTTGTGGTGATGAGAGCTGTGAAGGTTGTCATGGCTATCCTGTTGGGAGTTATCAGAGTGTACTTCTGAATAGTCTGTCCAATGCTGTCAATTTGGAGTTGAAAGATCAACCAAAAGTG TTTGTTAGTGATGATTATGATCGTCACTATGTTGAGTTGTCAATTTC GGCTATCGACCTGCATGCACTAGTTCGCATTCTTCAGCACACGCCTATTCTTGAAAAGCTCACTCTTCAGCTTCGTAGCGACGAG AATTTCTTATCCGCAGCCAGAGGTGAAAGCAGGAAACATGTTCGAATTGAGCAATCATTTGCATGTGCAAATCTTAAGGAAGTCAACATTGAATGTGAAGAGAAACTAAGGGTCAAGGATAAGGTCAGGCAAATTGTGAAGATCTTGAGTAAAAGTGGCATACGTAATGAGCAAATCAGTGTCAAGAAGATCCCGAGGCCAGAAGGTTGTAAGTTAACTATTGACATTTAG
- the LOC101778364 gene encoding uncharacterized protein LOC101778364 — protein sequence MDRQWMYNADRRSKVFIDGLHYFLEVAKANKLENGFVCCPCFQCNNRKEYSKDSWGTIHSHLFKYGFMPNYLVWTKHGELGVVMEDGEEEEEDDTIPDWVAGQAFAGTTMGEADEDEFAENNPTDDLGQVIRDAYRDCETEKEAAKLQRMIDDHQKLLYPGCQQGHKKLGTTLEFVQWKAKNGVSDKAFQGMLNIVKKILPENNELPSTTYEAKQIICPLGLDVQKIHACPNDCILYRGDEYEKLDACPVCEALRYKIRRDDPGDVEGQSPKKRVPAKVMWYFPIIPRLKRLFRNKANAKLMRWHKEDRKEDEMLRHPADGAQWRSIDRTFPDFESEARNCKKVVYMGHRRFLPAHHQLRKSGMHFKGTPDHRKKPAHRNGKRVFEMMKDVYVVFGKGLGSQPVPNDNNGHAPMWKKKSIFWELPYWEILEVRNAIDVMHLTKNLCVNVLGFMGVYGTSKDTLEARQDLKAMGQRDDLHP from the exons atggaccggcaatggatgtataatgcagacaggcgaagcaaggtgtttattgatggcttgcattattttctcgaagtggcaaaagcgaacaagctagagaatgggttcgtatgttgtccatgcttccaatgcaataacaggaaggagtattcaaaggattcctgggggactattcacagccacttgtttaaatacggtttcatgcctaactatttggtttggaccaagcacggtgaactaggggttgtaatggaagatggcgaggaggaggaggaagatgacaccattccggactgggttgcaggccaagcttttgcaggtactacaatgggcgaggctgatgaagatgagtttgcagaaaataaccctactgatgaccttggtcaggtgatacgagatgcatacagagattgcgaaactgagaaggaagcagcaaagttgcagcgcatgatagatgatcaccaaaaattgttgtacccaggttgccagcagggccataaaaaactaggtacgacactagaatttgtgcaatggaaggcaaaaaatggtgtgtccgataaggcatttcaggggatgttgaacattgtcaagaagattctccccgagaataatgaattaccgtccacaacatatgaagctaaacagattatttgccctctcggattggatgttcagaagatacacgcatgccctaatgactgtatcctctatcgtggtgatgaatacgagaaattggatgcttgtcccgtctgcgaagccctgcggtataagatcaggcgagatgatcctggtgatgtcgaggggcagtctcccaagaagagagttcccgcgaaggtgatgtggtatttccctataataccacgcttgaagcgcttgttcaggaacaaggcgaatgctaagttgatgcgatggcacaaagaagaccgtaaggaagatgagatgctgagacaccccgcagatggagcacagtggagatcaattgatagaacattcccagactttgaaagtgaagcaaggaac tgtaagaaggtcgtctatatgggtcatcgtcgatttctccctgctcaccaccagctgagaaagagcgggatgcattttaaagggacgccagaccatcgtaaaaaacctgcacaccgtaatggaaagcgtgtgttcgagatgatgaaggatgtatatgtagtcttcggaaagggacttggtagccaacctgttccgaacgataataacggacatgcacccatgtggaagaaaaagtcaatattttgggagctaccttattgggaaatcctagaggttcgcaacgcaatagacgtgatgcacctgacgaagaatctttgcgtgaacgtgctaggcttcatgggtgtttatggaacctcaaaagatacattggaagcacgacaggacctgaaagccatggggcaacgagatgacctacatccg